A window from Rhea pennata isolate bPtePen1 chromosome 1, bPtePen1.pri, whole genome shotgun sequence encodes these proteins:
- the RTCB gene encoding RNA-splicing ligase RtcB homolog translates to MSRSYNDELQYLDKLDKNCWRIKKGFVPNMHVEGVFYVNDPLEKLMFEELRNACRGGGAGGFLPAMKQIGNVAALPGIVHRSIGLPDVHSGYGFAIGNMAAFDMNDPEAVVSPGGVGFDINCGVRLLRTNLDESDVQPVKEQLAQAMFDHIPVGVGSKGVIPMNAKDLEEALEMGVDWSLREGYAWAEDKEHCEEYGRMLQADPNKVSSRAKKRGLPQLGTLGAGNHYAEIQVVDDIYNEYAARKMGIDHKGQVCVMIHSGSRGLGHQVATDALVAMEKAMKRDKIIVNDRQLACARIASAEGQDYLKGMAAAGNYAWVNRSSMTFLTRQAFAKVFNTTPDDLDMHVIYDVSHNIAKVEQHVVDGKERTLLVHRKGSTRAFPPHHPLIAVDYQLTGQPVLIGGTMGTCSYVLTGTEQGMTETFGTTCHGAGRALSRAKSRRNLDFQDVLDKLADMGIAIRVASPKLVMEEAPESYKNVTDVVNTCHAAGISKKAIKLRPIAVIKG, encoded by the exons ATGAGCCGCAGCTACAACGATGAGCTGCAGTACCTGGACAAGCTCGACAAGAACTGCTGGCGGATCAAGAAGGGCTTCGTGCCCAACATGcat GTGGAAGGCGTCTTCTACGTGAACGACCCGCTGGAGAAGCTGATGTTCGAGGAGCTGCGCAACGCCTGCCGCGGCGGAG gtgcagGTGGTTTTTTGCCTGCTATGAAACAGATTGGGAATGTGGCTGCATTACCTGGCATTGTTCAT AGATCAATAGGTCTTCCGGATGTCCATTCAGGCTATGGGTTTGCCATTGGCAATATGGCTGCCTTCGATATGAATGATCCTGAAGCAGTGGTGTCACCAG GCGGTGTCGGGTTTGACATCAACTGTGGTGTCCGCTTACTACGTACAAATTTGGATGAAAGTGATGTACAGCCTGTAAAGGAGCAGCTTGCCCAAGCTATGTTTGACCATATTCCTGTTGGTGTTGGTTCCAAGGGTGTCATCCCCATGAATGCCAA AGATTTGGAAGAGGCTCTAGAAATGGGTGTAGACTGGTCTCTCCGGGAAGGCTATGCCTGGGCAGAGGATAAGGAGCACTGTGAGGAGTATGGAAGAATGCTGCAGGCTGATCCCAACAAAGTTTCctcaagagcaaagaaaagaggCCTCCCTCAG CTGGGAACTCTGGGAGCAGGAAACCATTATGCTGAGATCCAGGTTGTGGATGACATTTACAACGAATATGCTGCCAGGAAAATGGGCATTGACCACAAGGGGCAGGTGTGTGTGATGATCCACAGTGGCAGCAGAGGTTTGGGTCACCAAGTTGCAACAG ATGCATTGGTGGCTATGGAAAAAGCTATGAAACGAGACAAAATCATAGTGAATGATCGCCAGCTGGCATGTGCCAGAATTGCCTCTGCAGAAGGACAGGATTACCTTAAGGGAATGGCAGCTGCTGGGAACTATGCATGGGTCAACCGCTCTTCTATGACTTTCTTAACAAGACAG GCCTTTGCTAAAGTCTTCAACACAACCCCAGATGACCTTGATATGCATGTCATCTATGATGTATCTCACAACATTGCCAAAGTTGAGCAACATGTAGTAGATGGAAAAGAGCGGACACTGCTGGTGCACAGGAAGGGATCAACTAGGGCCTTCCCTCCTCACCATCCACTTATTGCTGTTGATTATCAA CTGACTGGACAGCCTGTTCTGATTGGTGGGACTATGGGTACCTGTAGCTACGTTCTTACTGGCACAGAGCAAGGCATGACTGAGACCTTCGGAACTACTTGTCATGGAGCT GGTCGTGCACTGTCTCGAGCCAAATCTCGACGTAACTTGGATTTTCAGGATGTATTGGACAAACTGGCTGACATGGGCATTGCCATCCGTGTTGCTTCTCCCAAACTGGTTATGGAAGAA gCACCAGAGTCTTACAAGAATGTGACAGATGTGGTAAACACCTGCCATGCAGCTGGCATCAGCAAGAAAGCCATTAAATTGAGACCTATTGCTGTTATTAAAGGCTAG